ATTAAGAAGGTCATATCCTTAAAAAAACAAAAATAGTAAAACAATCTAACTGAAAACAACCTGTAAGGAACTCCAAAATTGGAATTATTAAAATATGAAAGAAAAACTGCAGGCTGGAAAAAAAACTCACATGAAATTCTTTGAATACCAGAAACAAACAAATGAAAGTACTCTCCACCCTACCTTTTTTACCTCTCAACTCTTTGTTATCTCTCTCAACTCTTTGTTATCTAAACTTTTGCTCATCTCTACTCTTTTTCCGTAAGCTTTTCTACCTTTTCCGAAAGCTTTTTCATCATCTTCCGCAGGTTGGCAAGCTCTTCCTACACTTCAAGGATCCTGTCATACATGGGACTCCGGTTGTCCTTAACTGCCTGTTCCTGGGAAAAACGCTGTTTGCTCGGTGGACATAAGTGTACACCAGCCACATCGCAACAAAGCCTATGGTACTCAACCCCGCAAGAAAGAGCAAATAATGCGGAAAAACGATCCTGATATACGAGTCCCCTTCACTGTAATACTGAAGCCGGGAAATCATCAGGAAATTAAGGATTGAAAACAGAAACATCGCCTTTCCCACAAGGGCAAGCAGCCCCCCAACCCGGGTGGATATTTTCCTCTGTTTAGGGGTTAATTTTTCAAACACTCTGGTTACCTTTGGAATCAAAAATAGGAGATAGAAGTTTAGATCTAATTATTATAACTATTATAAAATATAATATGTGGTGGAACCCGGCTAATTTATTTATTAGGGGGCCCGGGGAAGAGTTCAAACAGCTTTTTTTATAAAAACGTCCATATTATAAAAGAGAGGGACTGATATGGTATATGTTGTTATAAAACATAAAGTAGAGGACTATTCCAGATGGAAATCTGTTTTTGACGAAAACGGAGCTACAAGAAGGAAAGCAGGATGTAAAGGCGGAAAGCTTTACTGCAGTTCGGACGAAACAAACGACCTGTTTATTCTTTTTGAGTGGGATAATAAAGAAAATGCAACTGGATTCATAGAATCCGAAGACCTGAAAAAGACAATGCAAAAAGCAGGGGTTGTTGGCAAACCGGAAGTCTACTTTTTAGAGAAAATCGAAGATTTTCCGGTCTGATTTATAAAATAGCCCATAATAGCCGTTAAAAGAAAAATGAAAAGGGGAGGAAAAGGAAAACCCCCCTTTCCAAACTTTTTTGGGAATATTAATTGTAGAACGGTCTCGATTTTCCGTCTTATATATTTTAACATCATATCGATTTTACATTTCATTTGAGTTTAAATCCTTCATACTTCAGCACGTCCTGAATCGTGTCCACGTACTCGACGTTTATTCCGACATTCTCCTCGATATATTTCTCGGCGTCCACAACTTCCGGAACTCTCTGGACGACTTCAAAGCCTCCGATTTTCCGGGTTGAAAGTTTATAAGTGACAAGCTCGCTGTTTTCTCTGGGCAGAAGGAAGAGAGTCTTTCCCCCGGCTTCTGCTGCTTTGGCTTTTTCGACGAGTCCGCCTATTCTTCCTATATTGCCTTCATTGTCAATAGTGCCGGTAAGGGTTATACTATCATTAAGGGTGGAATTATCAATTGCAGAAATTGTAAGAAGGGTCATCAGAGCACCTGCACTGGGACCCTCTACACCGGGGATTTCATCTTTAGCGGTAATGCTGAAGATGATATCACTGCTTGAGAGTTGCTTTCCGGTTTTACTCTCAGCTACAAAGACTGCAGTGTTTGCTGCATCCTGAAAGACCACACCCATAAGAGGGGTTGTCTGAACAAGCACGCGGCCTTTTCCAGGCTGAATTTCAACCGAGATATTGATCAGGGTACCTTCTTCAGAAACCGACTGCCTGATAAAAGGACCGTTTTGCTCGGTCTGGACTGTCTGGAAAACTGCAGGCCCCTGGAGAGTAGCGAATCCTTCTATGCTCACAGGACACATTTGAGAGCCATTCTGAAGCTCAAAGACTCTTTTACGGTATAAGTCAAGCTGGGAAGCATAGGACTGGAGAGACTGGTTATCCTGAGTTACCTTTGTTTCAAGCCTCTCATTTTCCTTTTCAAGGGAATTTATACGTTCCTGCATTTCCTGGACCTGCTCCCCCTCAACCGGGGCTTGATAAAATAAGACAAAGTAAGCATTTGCAATAAGCGAAAGGGCAAGGATAAGGGTAAGAAGCTTGGATTTCATATGAAGAATTACTTTGCACGGCTTGTACTTATTCTTTCCTTCAAGAGCCCCGCATTTTTGAGTAGATATATTTCTAGACAGAGGTTTATCAGGCTGGTTGGCCATAATCGGCTTCTGGATCATATGATTACCCTTCCGTCCGTAGTCAGACGAAGGTTAAAAACATGGAACCGTTGTATTTTAGATTTAAAACAGAGCACTGTTGTATTTTAGATTTTCATTTTTAAAAAAGAAAGAACAGTAATTACCCTGTTTTTGAAGGCATTTACTGCTGTAAATCTCTTTTTTGAGTGGTGTGTAGTTAGTTAAATGGTATTTGTACCATTCATTTCTCACTTTTCTTCTTTTCCTGTTCTTCTGCAAGAGCAACCTTTTTACCGCAGAGGTCGCAGTTTCCTTCTTCAGTTATACAGGGCTGTTTCGGGGCTTCCCCTCCACAAATTCCACACTTTACCATATTTTATTCACCTCCTTCTTACAGTCGTTGGCATTTATGCCATTAATAATCAGCCAGTCATTCATTTATACTTAATCGGCATCATAATATACTAAATGCACTCCTGTGCCCTGAGATAATTCATCTAGCCCAATGACCTTTAAGGTTGTAACAGAAACTTTTTATCTAAAGCCATAATATATAAAATATATGAAAGACAGTGGCAGGAAAAAAGAAAATTTCCCTGAAAGCTCGAAAGACCCGAAAGACCCGGAAATGGTGGAAATAAAGGCTATTAGGGAAAAGCTTTGCGATATGCATAGCGATATCAAGAAAGTTATGGAATTTTCGAACAGGCTGCGCTTTGAAACTGCTATGGAATGCTCAAGGCAGGAATACTCAAATGCAATTCTCAGCCACCTCTATGAAGATATCAATAGTGGACTTGAAAGAAATATGGTAAAGAAATGCCCTGAAAAAGAAAACTGCAGGTCTTCCTTTACAGCCCTTCTCCAGAGGAACGCAGGGCTTGTAAAACAGGGCAGGGTAGATGAGGCACTCCTTTCAGGAAACAGGGAAAAACTCGATGAACTTAGATGTGGAGCCCCTTACAGCAAATGTGAGCAGTGTTTCTCCGAAGTATCCAGCCTTTTCACAAAACAGGTCAACCTTATGCGCTCAATGAGGATTTATGCCAGCAATCAGGAGCAGAAGCCTGATATTTCAGCCCTTGAGACCAGCGGACTTCTGAGAGAAGTCCTTGAACCGGTATCCAATCCCCAGCGCCTGGAAATTCTGAGGGCTGTGGCTTTTGAGACGAAAAGCTTCTCAGCCTTTTCCGAAATTACAGGCCTTCGAGGCGGAAACCTGCTCTTCCATCTGCAGAAACTTATGGACAGTGGGCTTATCCTGCAGCAGCACGAAAGAGGGGATTATATGATTACGGAAAAAGGGTTCAAAATTCTGAAGGGCCTAAACGAATTATACTCCTCACTTCAATCCTCCCAACTGCAGATCTCTGCCGAAAAAACACCCGGAGAAAATGAAGAAATTCGGGTCTGATCCTTTCTGCCGGAGCCGCTCAGGAAAGTGAATTACCCATTACTGAAATAACGAGTTTTCTGCTTCATACCTCGAACTATTGTTCATAAGTCCACAGGCTCTACCTTCTGTTCCAGAGTCGAAGTAAGATCAAATTGGTTCTGGTTTCCCTGGCTTGGTTATCGCTTAGGAATTCAGTACACAGCATAGGACAGAATAGTAGTTAGAGGTTAGTAAATAACGAAAATATGGGGCGTTGATGGCATTCTACCTTCGACTTTCGTAAAAAAAACCGAAGATTCGGGGGCGTCTGTTAGCTGAGGAATCAGGAGTTTATATTATTTCTGGCTTACCCGGTATGCCGTTTACGCTCTTTTAATTTCTATATCTCTTCTTTTAATTCCTATCCTCTTTCTTTTAATTCCTATCCTCTTTCTTTTAATTCCTATCCTCTTTCTTTTAATTTCTATCCTCTTTCTTTTAATTTCTATCCTCTTTCTTTTAATTTCTATCCTCTTTCTTTTAATTCCTATCCTCTTTCTTTTAATTTCTATATATTTTTTTTAATTCCAATTCCTTTTCTTTTAATCCCTATGCCTTGTAACTTTCTTCGGCTTTCCTTACGTTCGGCCCTTCTTTTGTGTCCTGTACGACATAACCCAATGCCTTTATTTTCTCCCTGAGGGCATCGGAAGTTTCCCAGTCTTTCTTTTTTCGGGCAGCTTCACGTTCCTCCACAAGCCTGACCACTTCTCCCGGGATTTCCTTTTTGCCTGCCTGTGCAAATAGACCCAGGACATCCGAAAACTGTCTGTAAAGGGAGTAAACTTTTTCCAGGACCTCCCTGTTTTTCCCGGCTTCAAGGTATAAGTTGGCTGTGCGCGAAAGTTCCCTGAAAACGGCCAGAGCTTTTGGGGTATTGAAATCGTCTTCAAGAGCTTGCCTGAACTGAGCCTCAAGTTCCTGAAGGGCTTCAAGGGTTTTTTGATCTCCAGGATCTGATTCATTGTCAGCACCCTTCAGGGCAAATTCAAGGTTTTCGAGGGTCTCTTTAAGCCGTAAGTAAT
The Methanosarcina sp. WWM596 DNA segment above includes these coding regions:
- a CDS encoding S16 family serine protease, with protein sequence MIQKPIMANQPDKPLSRNISTQKCGALEGKNKYKPCKVILHMKSKLLTLILALSLIANAYFVLFYQAPVEGEQVQEMQERINSLEKENERLETKVTQDNQSLQSYASQLDLYRKRVFELQNGSQMCPVSIEGFATLQGPAVFQTVQTEQNGPFIRQSVSEEGTLINISVEIQPGKGRVLVQTTPLMGVVFQDAANTAVFVAESKTGKQLSSSDIIFSITAKDEIPGVEGPSAGALMTLLTISAIDNSTLNDSITLTGTIDNEGNIGRIGGLVEKAKAAEAGGKTLFLLPRENSELVTYKLSTRKIGGFEVVQRVPEVVDAEKYIEENVGINVEYVDTIQDVLKYEGFKLK
- a CDS encoding winged helix-turn-helix domain-containing protein is translated as MKDSGRKKENFPESSKDPKDPEMVEIKAIREKLCDMHSDIKKVMEFSNRLRFETAMECSRQEYSNAILSHLYEDINSGLERNMVKKCPEKENCRSSFTALLQRNAGLVKQGRVDEALLSGNREKLDELRCGAPYSKCEQCFSEVSSLFTKQVNLMRSMRIYASNQEQKPDISALETSGLLREVLEPVSNPQRLEILRAVAFETKSFSAFSEITGLRGGNLLFHLQKLMDSGLILQQHERGDYMITEKGFKILKGLNELYSSLQSSQLQISAEKTPGENEEIRV